The bacterium genome window below encodes:
- a CDS encoding helix-turn-helix domain-containing protein: MKLGDVLKKEREKKGVSLEVAAERLGLGVDRYIAIEAGESADFESAASLVLQFNEMIGGQV; this comes from the coding sequence ATGAAGTTAGGAGACGTCTTGAAGAAGGAGCGAGAGAAGAAGGGCGTGTCTCTCGAGGTGGCCGCGGAACGGCTGGGCCTCGGCGTGGACCGGTATATCGCGATCGAGGCGGGCGAGAGTGCCGACTTCGAGTCCGCGGCGTCGCTGGTGCTGCAGTTCAACGAGATGATCGGCGGGCAGGT